In Zea mays cultivar B73 chromosome 7, Zm-B73-REFERENCE-NAM-5.0, whole genome shotgun sequence, the following proteins share a genomic window:
- the LOC111589728 gene encoding uncharacterized protein, translated as MEQPQQKGVAVSAQAAAANGTKGAELIGYVDVLVRSARDIQNICIYHKQDVYARLSLPGDGAPAASTQVVNGGGRNPVFDQSLRLGVRAGDVDAAIRCEVWMLSRVKNYLQDQLLGFALVPLPEVVAADGGTLARDFPLTTSDLFQTPSGFLQLELSYIGVVPEVVPISPTPKPALADPEEPENNAAGNGKEYEKIEFPDLNLVEENQIMVSEYTRLPCAAVETQSSDSLLTSEHGDGATTLGHDAGVRLVESFSTDNSTADSVSTFRSDTPVSSVSTTESPAAAAFPATPQSNFSSEPSGNAHSSADRKEKPALETTDAEVASSRTVQEVPAANSPGAASEAAVDKPVISVNIEQEVKVDGNQIMDMYMKSMQQFTDSLAKMKLPALDLDIDNGSSGRSSPAAATTDAESTGADSIAVKKPAAAGKQDKPSPKVFYGSRAFF; from the coding sequence ATGGAGCAGCCGCAGCAGAAGGGAGTAGCGGTCTCTGCGCAGGCGGCGGCCGCGAACGGGACCAAGGGCGCGGAGCTGATCGGGTACGTCGACGTGCTCGTGCGGAGCGCGCGGGACATCCAGAACATCTGCATCTACCACAAGCAGGACGTGTACGCGCGGCTCTCGCTGCCCGGGGACGGCGCGCCGGCGGCGTCCACGCAGGTGGTCAACGGCGGGGGCCGCAACCCGGTGTTCGACCAGTCGCTGCGCCTCGGCGTGCGCGCGGGGGACGTCGACGCCGCGATCCGGTGCGAGGTCTGGATGCTCAGCCGCGTCAAGAACTACCTGCAGGACCAGCTGCTGGGGTTCGCGCTCGTGCCGCTCCCGGAGGTCGTCGCCGCCGACGGCGGCACGCTCGCCCGCGACTTTCCGCTCACCACCAGCGACCTCTTCCAGACCCCCTCGGGGTTCCTGCAGCTCGAGCTCTCCTACATCGGGGTCGTGCCGGAGGTCGTGCCCATCTCGCCGACGCCCAAGCCGGCGCTGGCCGACCCGGAGGAGCCGGAGAACAACGCCGCCGGGAACGGGAAGGAGTACGAGAAGATCGAGTTCCCTGACCTCAATCTCGTGGAGGAGAACCAGATCATGGTCTCCGAGTACACCAGGCTGCCGTGCGCGGCCGTGGAAACGCAGAGCTCCGACAGCCTCCTCACCTCGGAGCACGGGGACGGCGCCACGACCCTGGGCCACGACGCCGGCGTGCGCCTCGTGGAGAGCTTCTCGACGGACAACAGCACCGCCGACTCGGTGAGCACCTTCCGGAGCGACACGCCGGTCAGCAGCGTGTCCACCACGGAGTCCCCCGCTGCCGCGGCGTTCCCGGCCACCcctcagtccaacttcagctcggAGCCGTCTGGGAACGCCCACTCGTCGGCTGACCGCAAGGAGAAGCCGGCGTTGGAGACCACCGACGCGGAGGTCGCCTCGTCCCGCACCGTCCAGGAGGTCCCGGCGGCGAACTCACCCGGCGCCGCGTCGGAGGCCGCCGTGGACAAGCCGGTGATCAGCGTCAACATCGAGCAGGAGGTGAAGGTGGACGGGAACCAGATCATGGACATGTACATGAAGAGCATGCAGCAATTCACGGATTCCCTGGCTAAAATGAAGCTCCCTGCCTTGGACTTGGACATAGACAATGGTAGCAGCGGGAGGAGTAGTCCTGCAGCAGCCACAACCGACGCAGAATCCACTGGTGCCGACTCGATCGCGGTGAAGAAGCCAGCCGCCGCCGGGAAGCAGGATAAGCCATCTCCCAAGGTGTTCTATGGCAGCCGGGCGTTCTTCTGA